The following are encoded together in the Chiroxiphia lanceolata isolate bChiLan1 chromosome 8, bChiLan1.pri, whole genome shotgun sequence genome:
- the CRTAC1 gene encoding cartilage acidic protein 1 isoform X6: protein MRSRRRGGAGRTPWPVSKMLALCLLSLAWISEGFQRSEPMFTAVTDRLLPPDYDSNPTQLNYGVAVTDLDADGDFEIVVAGYNGPNLVLKYDKAQGRLVNVAEDERGSPYYALRDRQGHAIGVTACDIDGDGREEIYFLNTNNAFSGMATYTDKLFKLRNGRWEDILSDEVNQDVASRFAGRSVACVDRTGSGRYSIYIANYASGNVGPHALIEMDVAASDPARGVVVLMDVSAQAGVSKYTGGRGVAVGPILSDSASDIFCGNENSPNFLFRNWGDGTYRDVAAAVGLDDPYQHGRGVALADFNRDGRVDIVYGNWNGPHRLYLQSGAPGRIRFRDIATPKFSMPSPVRTVIAADFDNDQELEVFFNNIAYRGSSANRLFRLIRREYSDPIVEELNPGDALEPDGRGTGGAVTDFDGDGMLDLILSHGESMAQPISIFKGTQGRSNNWLRVIPRTRFGAFARGAKVVLFTRRSGAHLRIIDGGSGYLCEMEPVAHFGLGHDEASSLEVTWPDGRVVSRAVASSETNSVLEVPYPLDVEEPLMPAPLETQMSALSSPLSVPGTSPSASTPMAGTAVAATSAAAGALNPTRMAQLVWLEWPFLGDTPLLGAGPGSPTVPSSL, encoded by the exons GTGTCCAAGATGCTGGCACTGTGCCTACTGTCCCTGGCCTGGATCAGTGAGGGCTTCCAGCGCAGCGAGCCCATGTTCACAGCCGTCACCGACCGCCTCCTCCCACCTGACTACGACAGCAACCCCACACAGCTCAACTATGGTGTGGCTGTCACTGACCTGGATGCTGACGGTGACTTCGAGATTGTGGTGGCAGG GTACAACGGCCCCAACCTGGTGCTCAAGTATGACAAGGCCCAGGGGCGGCTGGTGAACGTGGCAGAGGATGAGCGGGGCTCCCCATACTATGCGCTGCGGGACCGTCAGGGCCACGCCATCGGTGTGACAGCCTGTGACATCGATGGCGATGGCCGTGAGGAGATCTACTTCCTCAACACCAACAATGCCTTCTCTG GCATGGCCACCTACACAGACAAGCTCTTCAAGCTCCGTAATGGGCGCTGGGAGGACATCCTGAGCGATGAGGTGAACCAGGACGTGGCTAGCCGCTTTGCTGGGCGTTCTGTTGCCTGCGTGGACCGGACG ggctcCGGAAGGTACTCCATTTACATCGCCAACTATGCCAGCGGCAATGTGGGCCCCCATGCCCTGATTGAGATGGATGTGGCTGCCAGCGATCCCGCCCGTGGTGTCGTGGTGCTGATGGACGTGTCTGCCCAGGCTGGCGTCAGCAAGTACACAG GGGGCCGTGGAGTGGCTGTGGGCCCCATCCTGAGTGACAGTGCCTCTGACATATTCTGCGGTAATGAAAACAGCCCCAATTTCCTCTTCCGCAACTGGGGGGATGGGACGTACAGGGACGTGGCGGCTGCTGTGG ggctggatgaCCCCTACCAGCACGGACGCGGTGTGGCGCTGGCTGACTTCAACCGTGACGGCCGAGTGGACATCGTCTATGGCAACTGGAACGGGCCGCACCGCCTCTACCTACAGAGTGGAGCCCCTGGGCGCATCCGATTCCGG GACATCGCCACCCCCAAGTTCTCCATGCCATCCCCCGTCCGCACTGTCATTGCAGCTGACTTTGACAATgaccaggagctggaggttTTCTTCAACAACATCGCTTACCGCGGCTCCTCTGCCAACCGCCTCTTCCG GCTCATCCGCAGGGAATACTCAGACCCCATCGTGGAAGAGCTGAATCCAGGGGATGCACTGGAACCTGATGGACGGGGCACGG GAGGTGCAGTGACAGATTTTGATGGCGATGGGATGCTGGACCTCATCCTATCCCATGGTGAGTCCATGGCACAGCCGATCTCCATCTTCAAGGGCACTCAG GGCAGAAGCAACAATTGGTTGCGAGTCATTCCCCGCACCCGCTTCGGGGCCTTTGCGCGGGGGGCCAAAGTGGTGCTGTTCACGCGACGCAGCGGGGCCCACCTGCGCATCATCGATGGCGGTTCGGGGTATCTCTGCGAGATGGAGCCCGTGGCACACTTTGGACTGG GGCATGACGAAGCCAGCAGCCTGGAGGTGACCTGGCCAGATGGCCGTGTGGTGTCACGAGCTGTGGCCAGCAGTGAGACCAACTCTGTCCTGGAGGTCCCCTACCCCCTGGATGTAGAGGAGCCACTCATGCCTGCCCCGCTGGAG ACACAAATGAGTGCACTGAGTTCCCCTTTGTCTGTCCCCGGGACAAGCCCATCTGCATCAACACCTATGGCGGGTACCGCTGTCGCAGCAACAAGCGCTGCAGCCGGGGCTTTGAACCCAACGAGGATGGCACAGCTTGTGTGG CTCGAGTGGCCTTTTTTGGGGGATACccctctgctgggagctggccCAGGCTCCCCCACAGTGCCCTCCTCCCTCTAG